A window of the Helianthus annuus cultivar XRQ/B chromosome 4, HanXRQr2.0-SUNRISE, whole genome shotgun sequence genome harbors these coding sequences:
- the LOC110936350 gene encoding RGG repeats nuclear RNA binding protein A — protein sequence MATANPFDLLGDDDNDDISQLAQKIVSAPVKKPQAAPAAGKTAAQPAKPAAKLPSKPLPPAQAVKEAKNEALRGGRGGGRGYGRGRGAGGFNRDSGSNENSFGNRGAIEESDGGKGYGRQGGGGYGGPRGGFRGGRRGGFSNGDAEDGDRPRRPYERRSGTGRGNEFKREGSGRGNWGSQADEITHDTEEVVNEGEKTVETDKPLTEEESKDEKKENVANESEEKEPEDKEMTLEEYQKVLEEKRKALEALKTEERKVEVDKELASMQQLSNKKSSDEIFVKLGTDKDKRKEIAEKEEKAKKSLSINEFLKPAAGEKSYTSGGRGRGRGGPRGGGRYNQGGSSSYAPEAPKIEDPSHFPTLGGK from the exons ATGGCCACCGCCAACCCTTTCGATTTGCTCGGAGACGACGATAACGATGATATTTCACAGCTTGCTCAGAAGATCGTTTCTGCACCGGTCAAGAAACCTCAAGCCGCTCCGGCTGCCGGTAAAACGGCGGCTCAGCCGGCTAAGCCTGCCGCCAAGCTTCCATCCAAGCCTCTTCCTCCGGCTCAGGCCG TGAAAGAGGCCAAGAATGAAGCCTTGCGTGGAGGACGTGGTGGTGGTCGTGGGTATGGGCGGGGTCGTGGTGCTGGTGGGTTTAATAGAGACTCAGGCAGCAATGAGAATTCATTCGGTAACCGAGGTGCCATTGAGGAGTCTGATGGTGGGAAAGGCTATGGGAGACAAGGTGGGGGTGGTTATGGCGGTCCTCGTGGTGGTTTCCGAGGTGGTCGTCGCGGCGGATTCAGTAATGGAGATGCGGAGGATGGTGATCGTCCACGCCGTCCTTATGAACGCCGCAGTGGCACAGGCCGTGG GAATGAATTCAAGCGTGAGGGATCAGGTCGTGGGAACTGGGGAAGCCAGGCTGATGAAATTACTCA TGATACTGAAGAGGTGGTGAATGAAGGCGAGAAAACGGTGGAAACTGACAAGCCGTTGACCGAGGAAGAGTCAAAAGAtgagaaaaaggagaatgttGCAAACGAATCTGAGGAGAAGGAGCCTGAGGATAAG GAGATGACTCTTGAAGAATATCAGAAGGTTCTGGAGGAAAAGAGGAAAGCTCTAGAAGCACTTAAGACTGAAGAAAGGAAGGTGGAAGTCGACAAAGAGCTTGCATCCATGCAACAACTTTCCAACAAGAAGAGCAGTGATGAGATCTTCGTTAAACTG GGAACTGACAAGGATAAGCGTAAAGAGATTgctgagaaagaagagaaagctAAGAAG TCTCTTAGCATCAATGAGTTCCTGAAACCTGCTGCTGGTGAAAAGAGTTACACTTCAGGTGGGCGTGGGCGTGGACGTGGTGGTCCAAGAGGTGGTGGACGGTACAACCAAGGTGGTTCATCAAGCTATGCGCCTGAAGCCCCAAAAATTGAAGATCCGAGCCACTTCCCTACTTTAGGTGGCAAGTGA